The following are encoded together in the Kineosporiaceae bacterium genome:
- a CDS encoding iron-containing alcohol dehydrogenase, with protein MTSQVPDFKNHLPVRIDFGPGSLERLGDALAAEVCQAPFLIADPAVIVLPEIQELLAQLVGLGHRVSIAEVPVGEPTLATIDALGDQLRQAHAAGRADIVIAVGGGAALDTAKGARLLLTNPGSIRRYTWPGDPQPVSAPFVPLITVPTTAGTGSEVTGGVVMTDPDSGLKVAAPSPHNRAQYCFVDPRLTLSLPAGPTLWGGIDALGQAIGSTVSSVHTPVGDGLALEAVRLIGRALPAVIADLSDLEARTDMAAAALLAGLAMNVSEAGSEHSLAHPLGSRHQLPHGLTVALMLAESMEHDRRYVPARLERVADSLGEPPLGAGEAADGRRAVRAVQRLLAELGCPTLGECGVTEADIEPLTDAALAGWIPVEPGPWTRDDIATAYRRALALTVR; from the coding sequence GTGACCAGTCAGGTTCCTGACTTCAAGAACCATCTACCCGTCCGGATCGATTTCGGCCCCGGCTCGCTGGAACGGCTCGGTGACGCGCTGGCAGCCGAGGTCTGCCAGGCGCCCTTCCTGATCGCCGACCCTGCCGTGATCGTCCTGCCCGAGATCCAGGAGTTGCTGGCGCAGCTGGTGGGGCTCGGTCACCGCGTGAGCATTGCCGAGGTGCCGGTCGGCGAACCCACCCTGGCGACGATCGACGCACTCGGTGATCAGCTACGTCAGGCTCACGCCGCCGGCCGGGCGGACATCGTGATCGCCGTCGGCGGCGGCGCGGCGCTGGACACCGCCAAGGGGGCGCGGCTGCTGCTCACCAACCCCGGCTCCATCCGCCGCTACACCTGGCCGGGCGACCCACAGCCGGTCTCGGCGCCGTTCGTCCCGCTGATCACGGTGCCGACCACGGCGGGCACCGGCAGCGAGGTGACCGGAGGGGTGGTGATGACCGATCCCGACAGCGGTCTCAAGGTCGCGGCGCCCAGCCCACACAATCGAGCGCAGTACTGCTTCGTCGACCCGCGGCTCACGCTCAGCCTGCCGGCCGGTCCCACCCTGTGGGGCGGCATCGACGCACTCGGGCAGGCCATCGGGTCCACGGTGTCCAGCGTGCACACCCCGGTCGGTGACGGTCTCGCCCTCGAGGCCGTGCGGCTGATCGGTCGTGCCCTGCCGGCCGTGATCGCCGACCTGAGCGACCTCGAGGCGCGCACCGACATGGCTGCCGCCGCCCTGCTGGCCGGCCTGGCGATGAACGTCAGCGAGGCCGGCAGCGAGCACAGTCTGGCTCATCCGCTCGGTAGCCGGCACCAGCTGCCGCACGGGTTGACGGTGGCGCTGATGTTGGCCGAGTCGATGGAGCACGATCGCCGGTACGTGCCCGCTCGTCTGGAGCGCGTCGCGGATTCCCTCGGTGAGCCCCCGCTGGGGGCGGGCGAGGCGGCCGACGGACGGCGCGCCGTCCGCGCCGTACAACGGCTGCTGGCCGAGCTCGGCTGCCCCACGCTGGGCGAGTGCGGGGTGACCGAGGCCGACATCGAGCCACTCACCGATGCCGCGCTGGCGGGCTGGATCCCGGTCGAACCCGGCCCGTGGACCCGTGACGACATCGCGACCGCCTACCGCCGCGCCCTGGCCCTCACCGTCCGCTGA
- a CDS encoding chorismate-binding protein: MTPAARLLLALAHDPSPPPFALLCRHEAERGGHDPAAEPILDLLIGEPDDVHDVARLADLPLPAPGMPPVFAMVPFRQVAELGYAHHDDGAPLRYLQVRECHELTRTEALEVLPTDDIPLTATGFDLDDDAYTEVVKRVIADEIGRGEGANFVIRRELRAVQPVPPVRAALAVLGRLLRGERGAYWTFAVQLGDLTAVGATPERHLSAASGRVVMNPISGTFRYPPGGPTRDQLLAFLADRKEVEELFMVVDEELKMMSRLAVAGGQVHGPLLKPMAHLAHTEYLLTGFSDADVREVLRESMFAATVTGSPVQNACQVIARHEGGGRGYYSGMAALISAGPDGPQLDAPILIRTAYLGDDGSVRVPVGATLVRHSVPEHEVAETHAKAAGVLAAFTANASEAAEASRRALPADLTDDPQVAAALASRNATLAPFWLQQQADRPDARLRGRRALVIDAEDAWTAMLAHMLRRLGMVAHIEQWDAVSPAQIARADLLVAGPGPGDPRDLGDRRIAALHGVIATRLAGRRPLLAVCLSHQILAGLLGLVIAPLAQPYQGTQRRVAAFGRDVRVGFYNTFTARAPRGAAPSGVEVWTAGLTEDDDEIVALRGDRWASVQFHLESVLSPDGVDLLADLAAALLVSGTGP; this comes from the coding sequence ATGACCCCCGCCGCCCGCCTGCTGCTCGCTCTCGCCCATGACCCTTCGCCGCCCCCGTTCGCGCTGCTGTGCCGCCACGAGGCCGAGCGCGGCGGGCACGACCCCGCAGCAGAGCCGATCCTCGACCTGCTGATCGGTGAGCCGGACGACGTCCACGATGTCGCGCGGTTGGCCGACCTGCCGCTCCCCGCCCCGGGGATGCCACCGGTGTTCGCCATGGTGCCGTTCCGCCAGGTCGCCGAACTCGGCTATGCCCACCACGATGACGGCGCTCCCTTGCGCTACCTGCAGGTCCGCGAGTGCCACGAACTCACCCGCACCGAGGCACTCGAGGTGCTGCCAACCGACGACATCCCGCTCACCGCAACGGGTTTCGATCTGGACGACGACGCCTACACCGAGGTCGTCAAGCGGGTGATCGCGGACGAGATCGGGCGCGGCGAGGGGGCGAACTTCGTCATCCGCCGTGAGCTGCGCGCCGTGCAGCCGGTACCCCCGGTGCGGGCCGCGCTCGCTGTCCTGGGCCGATTGCTGCGCGGTGAGCGGGGCGCCTACTGGACGTTCGCCGTCCAGCTGGGTGACCTGACCGCGGTGGGTGCCACGCCCGAGCGCCACCTCAGCGCGGCGTCCGGGCGGGTCGTGATGAACCCGATCAGCGGCACGTTCCGCTACCCGCCGGGCGGCCCCACCCGCGATCAACTGCTCGCCTTCCTGGCGGACCGCAAGGAGGTCGAGGAGCTGTTCATGGTGGTGGACGAGGAACTGAAGATGATGAGCCGGCTGGCCGTGGCGGGCGGGCAGGTGCACGGGCCGCTGCTCAAACCCATGGCCCACCTGGCCCACACCGAGTACCTGCTCACCGGGTTCAGCGACGCCGACGTGCGAGAGGTGTTGCGCGAGAGCATGTTTGCGGCCACCGTGACCGGGTCACCGGTGCAGAACGCCTGCCAGGTGATCGCGCGACACGAGGGCGGTGGGCGCGGCTACTACTCCGGCATGGCGGCCCTGATCTCGGCCGGGCCGGACGGGCCGCAGCTCGACGCCCCGATCCTGATCCGCACCGCCTACCTCGGTGACGACGGGTCGGTGAGGGTGCCGGTCGGGGCCACCCTGGTGCGGCACAGCGTGCCCGAACACGAGGTGGCCGAGACCCACGCCAAGGCCGCCGGGGTGTTGGCGGCCTTCACGGCGAACGCATCCGAGGCCGCCGAGGCCTCACGGCGCGCCCTGCCCGCCGACCTCACCGACGATCCTCAGGTGGCCGCCGCCCTCGCCTCGCGCAACGCCACCCTGGCGCCGTTCTGGTTGCAGCAGCAGGCGGATCGCCCCGACGCGCGGTTGCGCGGACGCCGCGCCCTGGTGATCGACGCCGAGGACGCCTGGACCGCGATGCTCGCCCACATGCTGCGTCGCCTGGGCATGGTGGCTCACATCGAGCAGTGGGATGCCGTGAGCCCGGCCCAGATCGCCCGCGCCGATCTGCTGGTGGCCGGCCCGGGCCCTGGTGATCCCCGCGACCTCGGCGATCGCCGGATCGCGGCCCTGCACGGAGTGATCGCCACGCGCCTGGCCGGGCGGCGTCCACTGCTCGCGGTCTGCCTGAGTCACCAGATCCTGGCCGGCCTGCTCGGGTTGGTGATCGCGCCCTTGGCGCAGCCGTACCAGGGCACGCAGCGGCGGGTGGCAGCGTTCGGCCGCGACGTCCGGGTGGGCTTCTACAACACCTTCACCGCCCGCGCCCCCCGCGGCGCCGCGCCGTCCGGGGTCGAGGTCTGGACGGCCGGCCTGACCGAGGACGACGACGAGATCGTGGCGTTGCGCGGCGATCGGTGGGCGTCGGTGCAGTTCCACCTCGAATCGGTGCTCTCACCGGACGGCGTCGATCTGCTCGCCGACCTGGCCGCCGCGCTGCTGGTGTCCGGGACCGGCCCGTGA
- a CDS encoding toll/interleukin-1 receptor domain-containing protein, whose protein sequence is MAITDVDPLVFVSYRRSDAAGHARALYRDLCRRFDKDRIFFDRESLEAGSVFPERLREGIQSCRVFLALIGPDWLDARSADGGRRLDREDDVVRQELATALDLGKAIIPVTFDDTPVPLASDLPPPLRALVDHDVLMLRGKNLEYDTQLEELVRLLTRVPGMPRPSPPEQGVLVGAGLDFDVYRRGRYVPIRPRVPLRAAFKPLIEDRTQIFTGRRDVFRRIMEFAARRDGGYLVVTAPPGFGKTSLVANLVAATPEAFAYHFFAPVYGAETLDETFFLQNVVQQMSAWDDAAQEVPDSLNELRALYQQLVETPREHSQVLVLDGLDEVGSWRLAPYLSRRVPPNLHIIVTVRDVGQDWRADYEFPRDQVTPLPLGGLDREEVRELFAGLGTPDDGVIIDDDLLTEVMSRAAHEDDPRLGADPFYVRFLAEDVAAGRITPRDVAHQPHGLDAYLDRWWQQIRQLAGDTPIRDLFGTLAAAVRPMSRAELEAVNPSLLDDWSGDFFDQVLERVRRMVRRHEDGRYSLVHPRLRRYIADPRRIGKISDYRGRLLAYCEGWPQHRSPYALTALGAHLLEAGRLDDLYRLHSAEWIAAHWSVLGTYAALVRDLDAAAKALLGVPEADHARIAAFVVARQTARELMLSFPEELFTAWVADGDVDRALACLREVSSARGHAVGVLTAVATAILDQGNDHDGRADHAGELALRAADEIRLIRMTNQQYGALVDLVELLPVDRGLPEAARGRLLAMVDEFIRQAPDDVLRAASLGALASALSSSTPDLARARDLTDQARAAAATIQSPADRAYVCRALLPALEALTPDAVLSELELLVDHGAAVLRHGSLMKNPFFRLLDRWRPQAGPDQDRAARLLLRAAQLCLAESEDYLGAALTSIVPHLIRLGRSPEALALLDSGLQFDQVEGTRAICASVVELREVAADQLPQWLALAVEATDPSFHEMPINRELFTEVVVGALARTGDWDAAVDLMRTVRPRELARVALGLLRLIATTDGPDTAAREARMDRVAAVVEEFGEQIPSDDRARVAAVWAQAAEPARATRELARASALCLAHLPEGDCDVLRRIQVAALHQSGAHQHIAGVLRAMTWVTTVSAATAALVQSDDVAAADRSRCALALLEELSARRGAPLYGEALRTAAPLVARVAPDDPVLADQLAQLLLAGTDDVPGGDERLMVATTVAAGLVGVEVDRGARALAGVLGWIRALQAQGFRPSVHTVELVADQLASVVGALGERSTPLEEELAAVVDVVGADDVVDSFTARAAQCRVLAQHDITATLVTLERMVPEIADLAEVSSPALYLTRMIADLTGRRVGANEVQARAVRVLADTTARCAHRSADEAFRVLELIVDQAVSILSPLDRAQALVAVSSSLPLGPAAWSPRWPDLVIGALQRASFEDPGLRSTVLEAGVEALCAVADPETAERLAEREEDEVALDLLRNQVMIARERAELGRLTVFEEACVAGGNGQLAGAVLHSVRVEDDADGVLRALSELLVHEQTGVRRARLLSDFVPAVAAPLFALGGTPALDQIIIEIERFDRAFVDAAWLIGPPVTSAGSG, encoded by the coding sequence ATGGCGATCACGGACGTCGACCCGCTCGTCTTCGTGAGCTATCGGCGCAGCGATGCCGCCGGCCACGCCCGCGCCCTCTACCGCGACCTGTGTCGCCGATTCGACAAGGACCGCATCTTCTTCGACCGGGAGTCCCTCGAGGCCGGAAGCGTCTTCCCCGAACGCCTGCGGGAGGGCATCCAGTCATGCCGGGTGTTCCTCGCCCTCATCGGACCGGACTGGCTGGACGCCCGGTCGGCGGACGGCGGCCGCCGCCTCGATCGCGAGGACGACGTGGTCCGCCAAGAGCTCGCCACCGCACTGGACCTCGGCAAGGCCATCATCCCGGTGACCTTCGACGACACCCCGGTGCCACTCGCCTCCGACCTGCCGCCGCCGCTGCGGGCACTGGTCGACCACGACGTCCTGATGCTGCGCGGCAAGAACCTCGAGTACGACACCCAACTGGAAGAGCTCGTGCGGCTCCTGACCCGGGTTCCCGGCATGCCCCGGCCATCGCCACCCGAGCAGGGGGTGCTGGTGGGTGCCGGGCTCGACTTCGACGTCTACCGACGTGGCCGCTACGTGCCGATCCGCCCTCGGGTGCCACTGCGTGCCGCGTTCAAGCCCCTGATCGAGGACCGCACCCAGATCTTCACAGGCCGTCGAGACGTGTTCCGACGGATCATGGAGTTCGCTGCCCGTCGCGACGGTGGCTACCTGGTCGTGACCGCGCCACCGGGGTTCGGCAAGACCTCCCTGGTGGCCAACCTCGTCGCGGCCACGCCCGAGGCCTTCGCCTACCATTTCTTCGCCCCCGTGTACGGCGCCGAGACCCTCGACGAGACGTTCTTCCTGCAGAACGTGGTGCAACAGATGAGCGCCTGGGACGATGCGGCACAAGAGGTTCCGGACTCGCTCAATGAGCTCCGGGCGCTGTACCAGCAGCTCGTCGAGACACCGCGTGAACACAGCCAGGTGCTGGTGCTCGACGGGCTCGACGAGGTCGGTTCCTGGCGGCTGGCCCCCTATCTGAGTCGGCGGGTGCCCCCGAATCTGCACATCATAGTCACCGTCCGCGACGTCGGGCAGGACTGGCGAGCCGACTACGAGTTCCCTCGGGATCAGGTCACCCCGTTGCCACTCGGCGGTCTGGACCGGGAGGAGGTCCGTGAGCTGTTCGCCGGACTCGGCACCCCGGACGACGGCGTCATCATCGACGACGACCTGCTGACCGAGGTGATGTCACGTGCCGCCCACGAGGACGATCCACGCCTGGGTGCCGACCCGTTCTACGTCCGGTTTCTCGCCGAGGACGTCGCCGCGGGCCGGATCACCCCGCGCGACGTGGCCCACCAGCCGCACGGCCTGGACGCCTACCTGGACCGCTGGTGGCAACAGATTCGGCAGCTGGCTGGCGACACCCCGATCCGCGACCTGTTCGGCACCCTGGCGGCCGCCGTGCGCCCGATGTCACGGGCCGAGTTGGAGGCCGTCAACCCGAGTCTGCTGGACGACTGGTCGGGGGACTTCTTCGACCAGGTCCTCGAGCGGGTACGCCGGATGGTCCGACGGCACGAGGACGGTCGCTACAGCCTGGTGCACCCCAGGCTTCGCCGCTACATCGCCGACCCTCGACGGATCGGCAAGATCAGCGACTACCGGGGGAGGCTGCTCGCCTATTGCGAAGGGTGGCCGCAACACCGCAGCCCGTACGCCCTGACGGCCCTCGGGGCGCACCTGCTCGAGGCCGGCCGACTCGACGATCTGTATCGACTCCATTCGGCGGAGTGGATCGCGGCGCACTGGTCCGTACTGGGCACCTATGCAGCCCTCGTCCGGGATCTGGACGCGGCAGCCAAGGCACTCCTCGGCGTGCCGGAGGCGGACCACGCACGGATCGCTGCCTTCGTGGTCGCCCGTCAGACCGCCCGGGAACTCATGCTGTCCTTCCCCGAGGAACTCTTCACCGCGTGGGTCGCGGACGGTGACGTGGACCGGGCGCTGGCCTGCCTGCGGGAGGTCAGCTCCGCCCGAGGCCATGCCGTCGGCGTGCTCACCGCAGTGGCGACGGCGATCCTCGATCAGGGCAACGACCACGACGGCCGTGCCGACCACGCCGGCGAGCTCGCGCTGCGCGCGGCGGATGAGATCCGCCTGATTCGCATGACGAACCAGCAGTACGGCGCCCTGGTCGACCTGGTGGAGCTGCTGCCCGTGGACCGCGGACTACCCGAGGCCGCTCGCGGGCGACTGCTCGCGATGGTCGACGAGTTCATCCGCCAGGCCCCGGACGACGTCCTGCGGGCTGCCTCGCTCGGGGCCCTCGCCTCCGCGCTGAGCTCGTCCACCCCCGATCTGGCGCGAGCGCGCGACCTCACCGATCAGGCTCGGGCCGCCGCCGCGACCATCCAGTCCCCTGCGGACCGGGCGTACGTGTGCAGGGCGCTGCTGCCGGCACTCGAGGCCCTGACCCCGGACGCCGTCTTGTCGGAGCTGGAGCTGCTGGTCGATCACGGGGCGGCGGTGTTGCGGCACGGCTCCCTCATGAAGAACCCGTTCTTCCGGCTGCTGGACAGGTGGCGCCCCCAGGCCGGCCCCGATCAGGATCGGGCGGCCCGCCTCCTGCTGCGGGCGGCGCAACTGTGCTTGGCGGAATCCGAGGACTATCTGGGCGCCGCCCTGACCAGCATCGTGCCGCACCTGATCCGGCTGGGCCGCTCCCCCGAGGCGTTGGCGCTGCTCGACAGCGGTCTGCAGTTCGATCAGGTCGAGGGCACTCGCGCGATCTGTGCGTCGGTCGTCGAGCTGCGCGAGGTCGCCGCCGACCAGCTGCCGCAGTGGTTGGCCCTGGCCGTCGAGGCGACCGATCCGTCCTTCCACGAGATGCCGATCAACCGTGAACTCTTCACCGAGGTGGTGGTCGGTGCCCTGGCCCGGACCGGCGACTGGGACGCCGCGGTGGACCTGATGCGCACCGTCAGGCCCCGCGAGCTGGCCAGGGTCGCCCTCGGGCTGCTTCGACTCATCGCCACCACCGATGGCCCGGACACCGCGGCTCGGGAGGCGCGAATGGATCGAGTGGCAGCCGTGGTGGAGGAGTTCGGTGAGCAGATCCCGTCCGACGACCGAGCCCGGGTCGCCGCCGTCTGGGCACAGGCCGCCGAACCCGCACGAGCCACGCGCGAACTCGCCCGAGCCAGTGCGCTGTGTCTGGCCCACCTCCCCGAAGGCGACTGCGACGTCCTGCGCCGGATTCAGGTGGCTGCACTGCACCAGTCCGGTGCCCACCAGCACATCGCCGGCGTTCTGCGCGCGATGACCTGGGTGACGACGGTGTCCGCGGCGACGGCGGCGCTCGTCCAGTCCGATGACGTCGCCGCGGCGGATCGTTCTCGCTGTGCGCTGGCCCTGCTCGAGGAACTGAGTGCTCGCCGCGGTGCCCCGCTCTACGGCGAGGCGCTCCGGACGGCGGCGCCACTGGTCGCTCGCGTCGCGCCCGACGACCCGGTGCTGGCGGACCAGCTGGCCCAGCTGCTCCTCGCCGGCACGGACGACGTCCCCGGGGGCGACGAACGCCTCATGGTCGCCACGACCGTGGCCGCCGGTCTGGTCGGGGTGGAGGTCGACCGAGGCGCCCGGGCGCTGGCCGGCGTCCTCGGCTGGATTCGAGCGCTCCAGGCCCAGGGCTTTCGGCCGTCGGTGCACACCGTCGAGCTCGTCGCAGACCAGTTGGCGTCGGTTGTCGGCGCGCTGGGCGAGCGCTCGACACCCCTGGAGGAGGAGCTGGCGGCTGTCGTCGACGTCGTCGGCGCCGACGACGTCGTGGACAGCTTCACCGCCCGGGCAGCGCAGTGCCGAGTGCTGGCGCAGCACGACATCACGGCGACCCTCGTCACGCTCGAACGCATGGTGCCCGAGATCGCGGATCTGGCCGAGGTGTCCTCGCCCGCCCTGTACCTGACCCGCATGATCGCGGACCTCACGGGTCGGCGCGTGGGGGCCAACGAGGTGCAGGCGCGCGCGGTGCGGGTGCTGGCCGACACGACAGCCCGCTGCGCCCACCGATCGGCCGACGAGGCGTTCCGGGTGCTCGAGCTGATCGTCGATCAGGCGGTGTCGATCCTGAGCCCACTCGATCGGGCGCAGGCGCTCGTGGCCGTGAGCTCCAGCCTCCCCCTCGGGCCGGCGGCCTGGTCCCCTCGGTGGCCGGACCTGGTGATCGGGGCCCTGCAGCGGGCCTCATTCGAGGATCCCGGGCTCCGGTCCACCGTCCTCGAGGCAGGGGTCGAGGCGCTGTGCGCCGTGGCCGACCCGGAGACCGCCGAACGGCTGGCCGAGCGGGAGGAGGACGAGGTCGCACTCGACCTGCTCCGGAACCAGGTCATGATCGCCCGCGAACGCGCCGAGCTGGGGCGACTGACCGTCTTCGAGGAGGCGTGTGTGGCCGGCGGCAACGGTCAGTTGGCCGGTGCCGTGCTGCACTCGGTGCGGGTCGAGGACGACGCCGACGGGGTGCTGCGGGCGCTCAGCGAGCTGCTCGTCCACGAGCAGACCGGGGTGCGGCGCGCCCGGCTGCTCTCGGACTTCGTTCCGGCTGTCGCGGCGCCGCTGTTCGCCCTCGGCGGGACGCCGGCGCTGGACCAGATCATCATCGAGATCGAGCGGTTCGACCGTGCCTTCGTGGACGCCGCCTGGCTGATCGGCCCACCAGTCACCTCGGCCGGCTCCGGGTAG
- a CDS encoding STAS domain-containing protein: MSHPPEPVLSIVGELTILTAGDVKTALLVALEGTDELTVDLSGVTELDTAGLQVLLLAKREAAGVAKTVRFRSPSEVVMTILAITRLSPDLDDDRTADLVETR; encoded by the coding sequence GTGAGCCACCCGCCGGAGCCCGTGCTGTCGATCGTGGGCGAACTCACCATCTTGACCGCGGGTGACGTCAAGACCGCACTGCTGGTAGCTCTGGAGGGCACGGACGAACTCACCGTGGATCTGTCGGGGGTCACGGAGCTGGACACCGCCGGTCTCCAGGTGCTGCTGCTCGCCAAACGCGAGGCGGCCGGGGTGGCCAAGACGGTGCGGTTCCGCTCCCCCAGTGAGGTGGTCATGACGATCCTGGCGATCACCCGCCTGTCACCGGACCTGGACGACGACCGCACGGCCGATCTGGTGGAGACGCGATGA
- a CDS encoding response regulator translates to MGKTILIVDDSASVRQVVGIALRGAGYEVIEGVDGVDGLSKLDGTKVHLIISDVNMPRMDGITFVREVKKLPAYKFTPIIMLTTESEERKKQEGQAAGAKAWVVKPFQPPQMLAAVSKLILP, encoded by the coding sequence ATGGGAAAGACGATCTTGATCGTCGACGACTCTGCTTCGGTGCGGCAAGTGGTCGGGATCGCGCTGCGCGGTGCGGGGTACGAGGTGATCGAGGGCGTGGACGGCGTCGACGGGTTGAGCAAGCTCGACGGGACGAAGGTCCACCTCATCATCTCCGACGTCAACATGCCGCGCATGGACGGGATCACCTTCGTCCGGGAGGTGAAGAAGCTGCCTGCGTACAAGTTCACCCCGATCATCATGCTCACCACAGAGTCGGAGGAACGCAAGAAACAAGAGGGACAGGCAGCCGGGGCGAAGGCCTGGGTGGTCAAGCCGTTTCAACCGCCGCAGATGCTCGCGGCCGTCTCCAAACTGATCCTCCCGTGA
- a CDS encoding chemotaxis protein CheA — protein MTFEDEMAAALTTFVVEGRELLQDMEAALLGLEAGGDTAEVVNEIFRAAHTIKGSSGLFGLDHLVRFTHVMESVLDRLRTHEIAVSSDLVGTLLPCRDHLAELLEGVPSGAVESPEQAAAGEALIAELMPYLTGAQGPDAAPGDPAAQDAPAPDRPDDAATARRLHLSLRFGPDCLRSGMDPLSFISYLSTLGEVQDVTTIADLIPEAALMDPEVCYLDFEVTLRTEAPLASVEGVFEFVRDESAIQILEPDCPAQAYRDLLNSFGEHADRVAEVLVRTGAVGAESLGAVPGAGPEEFVGSAPVAPPVAEASGERRGADRRVADRRTGDRRTEAGAASTTAARREGANIRVDADRLDRLIDVVGELVIAGASAGLRASQTGDESLVGSIGEVMRLVEEVRDSALQLRMVPIGTTLGRFQRVVRDVSADLGKDVDLVITGGETEVDKALVEKIGDPLMHLVRNSLDHGIEPPEVRAARGKPARGTLRLNAFHDSGSIVIEVADDGGGINAEAVLAKAIERGIVEPGSTLTDKEVFDLIFEPGFSTATAVSNLSGRGVGMDVVKQNVAALRGTIDVESTVGAGSTVRIRLPLTLAIIDGFMVGVAGATYIVPLDRVVECVELPVGKNSRDCMDLRGEVLPFIRLRQLFNAFGQRPRRESVVVVEYAGMKVGLVVDSLMGEYQTVIKPLGRLFSHVQGIGGSTIMGNGDIALIIDVPMLIRPYGDRSGSAAAVGVSA, from the coding sequence ATGACGTTCGAGGACGAGATGGCGGCGGCCCTGACCACCTTCGTGGTCGAGGGTCGCGAGCTGCTGCAGGACATGGAGGCAGCCCTGCTCGGGCTGGAGGCCGGCGGTGACACCGCCGAGGTGGTCAACGAGATCTTCCGGGCCGCTCACACCATCAAGGGTTCCTCCGGACTGTTCGGCCTGGATCATCTCGTGCGCTTCACCCACGTGATGGAGAGTGTGCTGGATCGCCTGCGCACCCACGAGATCGCGGTCAGTTCCGATCTGGTGGGAACCCTGCTCCCCTGCCGCGACCACCTCGCCGAACTGCTGGAGGGGGTTCCCTCGGGCGCCGTCGAGTCGCCCGAGCAGGCGGCCGCTGGCGAGGCACTGATCGCTGAGCTCATGCCGTACCTGACGGGTGCACAGGGACCCGATGCCGCACCTGGTGACCCGGCCGCGCAGGACGCTCCCGCTCCGGATCGCCCGGACGACGCCGCAACCGCCCGCCGGCTGCATCTCAGCCTCCGATTCGGGCCGGACTGTCTGCGCAGCGGCATGGATCCGCTGTCGTTCATCAGCTATCTGAGCACGCTGGGTGAGGTCCAGGACGTGACCACGATCGCCGACCTGATCCCCGAGGCCGCCCTGATGGACCCCGAGGTCTGCTATCTCGACTTCGAGGTCACGTTGCGGACCGAGGCACCGCTGGCATCGGTCGAGGGCGTGTTCGAGTTCGTCCGCGACGAGAGTGCGATCCAGATCCTCGAACCGGACTGCCCTGCCCAGGCGTACCGCGACCTGCTGAATTCCTTCGGGGAGCACGCCGACCGCGTGGCGGAGGTCCTGGTGCGCACCGGGGCCGTGGGCGCCGAGTCGCTGGGCGCCGTGCCCGGAGCCGGACCGGAGGAGTTCGTGGGGTCGGCGCCGGTGGCCCCGCCCGTCGCAGAGGCGTCCGGGGAGCGACGAGGGGCGGATCGGCGGGTCGCGGATCGGCGAACCGGCGATCGACGGACCGAGGCCGGTGCCGCCTCGACGACAGCGGCTCGTCGTGAGGGCGCCAACATCCGGGTGGATGCCGACCGGCTGGACCGCCTGATCGATGTCGTCGGCGAGCTGGTCATCGCCGGGGCCAGTGCAGGACTGCGTGCCTCGCAGACCGGTGACGAATCCCTGGTGGGATCGATCGGTGAGGTCATGCGCCTGGTCGAAGAGGTCCGTGACAGCGCGCTGCAGCTGCGGATGGTGCCGATCGGCACCACTCTCGGCCGCTTCCAGCGCGTGGTCCGCGACGTCTCGGCCGACCTGGGCAAGGACGTCGACCTGGTGATCACCGGCGGCGAGACCGAGGTGGACAAGGCGCTGGTGGAGAAGATCGGCGACCCGCTGATGCACCTGGTTCGCAACTCGCTCGATCACGGCATCGAGCCCCCCGAGGTGCGCGCCGCCCGAGGAAAGCCGGCGCGGGGTACGTTGCGGCTCAACGCCTTCCACGACTCGGGCAGCATCGTGATCGAGGTGGCCGACGACGGGGGTGGGATCAACGCCGAAGCGGTACTGGCCAAGGCGATCGAGCGAGGCATCGTCGAGCCGGGGAGCACCCTCACCGACAAGGAGGTCTTCGATCTGATCTTCGAGCCCGGGTTCTCCACCGCCACAGCGGTCTCCAACCTCTCCGGCCGTGGCGTCGGCATGGACGTGGTGAAGCAGAACGTGGCGGCGTTGCGGGGCACGATCGACGTCGAGAGCACGGTCGGGGCGGGGTCCACGGTGCGAATCCGGTTGCCGCTCACGCTGGCGATCATCGACGGATTCATGGTCGGGGTGGCCGGTGCCACGTACATCGTGCCGCTCGATCGGGTGGTCGAGTGCGTGGAGCTGCCTGTCGGCAAGAACTCCCGCGATTGCATGGATCTTCGGGGCGAGGTGCTCCCGTTCATCCGTCTGCGCCAGCTGTTCAACGCGTTCGGCCAGCGCCCCCGCCGGGAGAGCGTGGTGGTCGTCGAGTACGCGGGCATGAAGGTGGGCCTGGTCGTCGACTCGCTGATGGGCGAGTACCAGACCGTCATCAAACCTCTGGGACGGCTGTTCAGCCACGTTCAGGGCATCGGCGGGTCCACGATCATGGGCAACGGCGACATCGCCCTGATCATCGACGTCCCCATGTTGATCCGGCCGTACGGCGATCGCAGCGGCAGCGCAGCCGCTGTCGGGGTGTCAGCCTAG